One part of the Treponema sp. OMZ 787 genome encodes these proteins:
- a CDS encoding VCBS repeat-containing protein: MSDNPETSLDQKKEVKAKKKHGIFFKLGMVILVILFVLILPIAGFLIYSAIDGINPIEYIPEGHYAYVNIESAGQLLQKTLSVQTLDSVLSSPETAQLQGAIRSFRASPFLSSWWFGTASNISLDIAAYPGNNFLIFAKLGFRSAGTRLLPFILKFKADLFEDLKELKQLEENGINFWQYDLGGGQNIYAVSYKDSVIVSTSKDLFFSGLSKKNEDEHIKTLRKFLKEKKGGTLSVLSDVNYFTKDTPKDDSISNNVVRALKFPEPAKVDLTLDYKDIGISGLCKWDTELEGLSTVLQKQAFIPGILNRLPKSTDYISLINMGDPQFLFQNGKDVLGASVLQSYNSANRAARFVFKKSIDDLLFSWMGEEIGVFEVKQSEVPIFFVSLKDEKLCRQAFELIYTSFFVDRNISALVDGIRIPRINFPDILTSLLRSFDVELPSPFYFIEGGYLYLSQSAEALASMMNDVKRGNLLVKTENWKNITRSVSPETSVFVYYNLENQIPSFLRTNEALQSVLQGFGRGLVSIRFEKDKTLKFEVYAQKTEAHSLGELAAFPYENKTKLNSYLYCGKGVNNVPFAYWTSGVNLYALNLADKQLKSIKLDDKAYLNLETKNGIVNSVWAVSARGSVYKTDYNLTVASSFPILTGEKLNSSPAVIQDKIVVPVANKPVLLYVDGSASFYYSDDMNTRLRSSPAVYGKFITAIPRSFDSYMYVFDDKGKIVSGYPKALEGISAVQPILYKNNTYEAVLTEKGLFTLRPSSILSGNDGETYSIDLNSSCKTQPVYSENLKMFFLITDNGFLYKIDTECNIIDKIPLKQKNAVDYLISLIDLDSDGYDDVLVSGGGNSIYAYNANFSPLNGFPIAGTGVPYLIDVDGNGKSELISCGIDNRIHSYTGVSK; encoded by the coding sequence ATGAGCGATAATCCCGAAACATCATTGGATCAAAAAAAAGAAGTAAAAGCAAAAAAGAAGCACGGCATTTTTTTTAAGCTTGGAATGGTTATTTTAGTCATTTTATTCGTATTGATTTTACCTATTGCCGGATTTCTTATTTATTCTGCAATTGACGGCATTAATCCCATCGAATATATACCTGAAGGGCATTATGCCTATGTGAATATTGAGTCGGCAGGGCAGCTTTTACAAAAAACTCTTTCGGTTCAGACTCTTGATTCCGTTTTAAGCTCGCCTGAAACGGCTCAGCTTCAGGGGGCTATCCGTTCCTTTAGGGCATCGCCGTTTCTTTCTTCATGGTGGTTCGGCACTGCATCTAATATTAGTTTAGACATAGCGGCCTATCCGGGCAATAACTTTTTGATTTTTGCCAAATTGGGATTCCGATCGGCCGGCACTAGATTATTACCTTTTATACTGAAATTTAAGGCCGATTTGTTTGAAGATTTAAAAGAGCTTAAACAGCTTGAAGAAAACGGCATAAACTTTTGGCAGTATGACTTGGGAGGCGGTCAAAACATATACGCAGTAAGCTATAAAGATTCCGTAATAGTTTCTACATCCAAGGATTTATTTTTTTCCGGCCTGTCTAAAAAGAATGAAGATGAACACATTAAAACATTGCGTAAATTTCTTAAAGAAAAAAAAGGCGGAACTTTAAGCGTATTAAGCGATGTAAATTATTTTACCAAAGACACACCAAAAGATGATTCTATAAGCAATAATGTTGTAAGAGCTCTTAAATTTCCTGAACCTGCAAAAGTTGATCTTACCTTGGATTATAAGGATATTGGAATTTCGGGGCTTTGTAAGTGGGACACTGAGCTTGAAGGCTTGAGTACGGTTCTTCAAAAACAAGCCTTCATTCCCGGGATATTGAACAGGCTTCCGAAATCTACCGATTATATAAGCTTGATAAATATGGGAGATCCTCAATTTTTGTTTCAAAACGGAAAGGATGTTTTAGGAGCATCCGTATTACAATCATATAACTCGGCAAATAGGGCTGCAAGATTTGTTTTTAAAAAGAGCATAGATGACTTGCTTTTTTCGTGGATGGGAGAAGAAATAGGTGTTTTTGAAGTAAAGCAATCCGAGGTTCCCATCTTTTTTGTTTCTTTAAAAGACGAAAAACTATGCAGACAGGCCTTCGAATTAATCTATACCTCATTTTTTGTAGACAGAAATATATCGGCCCTTGTTGACGGTATAAGAATACCTCGTATAAATTTCCCTGATATTTTAACCTCTCTTTTACGCAGCTTTGATGTAGAGCTCCCTTCGCCTTTCTATTTTATCGAAGGCGGTTATCTGTATCTTTCTCAAAGTGCGGAAGCCCTCGCCTCCATGATGAATGATGTTAAAAGAGGAAATTTGCTTGTAAAAACCGAAAACTGGAAAAATATAACAAGGTCTGTTTCTCCCGAAACTTCTGTCTTTGTTTATTATAATTTGGAAAACCAAATTCCTTCATTTTTAAGAACAAATGAAGCCTTACAATCTGTATTGCAAGGCTTCGGACGCGGGCTGGTTTCAATACGCTTTGAAAAAGACAAGACTCTTAAATTTGAAGTTTATGCCCAAAAAACCGAGGCTCATTCCTTGGGAGAGCTTGCTGCATTTCCGTATGAAAATAAGACCAAATTGAATTCTTATCTATACTGCGGAAAAGGGGTAAACAATGTTCCTTTTGCATATTGGACAAGCGGGGTAAACCTGTATGCCCTAAACCTCGCTGATAAGCAATTAAAATCGATAAAACTCGATGATAAGGCCTATTTAAACCTTGAGACTAAAAACGGTATTGTGAATTCCGTTTGGGCCGTATCTGCACGCGGAAGTGTTTACAAAACGGATTATAATCTTACTGTGGCTTCAAGCTTTCCGATTTTGACCGGAGAAAAATTAAATTCTTCTCCTGCTGTTATACAGGATAAGATTGTTGTTCCTGTTGCAAATAAACCGGTGCTTTTATATGTAGACGGTTCTGCATCTTTTTATTATTCGGATGATATGAATACGCGTTTAAGGAGCTCGCCCGCAGTTTACGGAAAATTTATTACGGCTATTCCTCGTTCTTTTGACAGTTATATGTATGTTTTTGATGATAAGGGAAAAATCGTTTCGGGTTATCCCAAGGCTCTTGAAGGCATATCTGCAGTTCAGCCTATTTTATATAAAAATAACACATACGAAGCTGTATTAACTGAGAAGGGATTGTTTACTCTTAGGCCTTCAAGTATTTTATCCGGAAACGATGGAGAGACTTACTCGATAGATCTTAATTCTTCTTGTAAGACGCAGCCGGTTTATTCCGAAAACTTAAAAATGTTCTTTTTGATTACGGATAACGGCTTTTTATATAAGATAGATACGGAATGTAATATAATCGACAAAATTCCTTTAAAGCAAAAAAATGCCGTAGATTATCTTATAAGTTTAATCGATCTTGATTCGGACGGCTATGATGATGTGCTTGTTTCCGGCGGCGGAAATTCCATCTATGCCTATAACGCGAACTTTTCGCCGTTAAACGGCTTCCCTATTGCAGGAACAGGAGTTCCGTATCTTATCGATGTAGACGGAAACGGAAAGTCTGAATTGATAAGCTGCGGCATAGATAACCGAATCCATTCTTATACGGGAGTTTCAAAATGA
- the rpsD gene encoding 30S ribosomal protein S4: MAIKQPKGKTVRRLGVNIYGNPKYDKLLDRKPNGPGKERGARKRGKTSVYGEQLKEKQKFRFAYGISERQFRNLYKKASRMPGVTGDNMISLMEQRLDNTIYRMGFAISRAQARQMVTHAYFFINGKPVNIPSMCVSVNDVITTKNKKGIQALIRHNMSASQSARGSWLTVDDEKLSATVNILPVTTDIQPVGNIQNVVEYYSRNA, translated from the coding sequence ATGGCGATTAAACAGCCTAAGGGAAAAACAGTTAGACGACTCGGCGTTAATATCTATGGTAATCCGAAATACGACAAGCTTTTGGATCGCAAGCCGAATGGTCCCGGAAAAGAACGCGGCGCAAGAAAACGGGGCAAGACTTCTGTTTATGGTGAACAATTAAAGGAAAAACAAAAATTCAGATTTGCTTATGGAATTTCGGAACGCCAGTTTAGAAATTTATATAAAAAAGCAAGCCGAATGCCCGGTGTTACCGGTGATAATATGATTTCCTTGATGGAACAGCGTTTGGATAATACGATTTATCGAATGGGCTTTGCTATCAGCCGTGCACAGGCCAGGCAAATGGTCACGCATGCTTATTTCTTTATTAACGGAAAGCCCGTAAACATTCCCTCGATGTGCGTAAGCGTAAACGATGTTATTACAACAAAAAATAAAAAAGGTATTCAAGCCCTTATCCGTCATAATATGAGTGCTTCTCAGAGTGCTAGAGGTTCTTGGCTCACAGTTGATGACGAAAAACTTTCTGCTACAGTAAATATTTTACCTGTTACAACAGATATTCAGCCTGTAGGAAATATTCAGAACGTTGTTGAATACTATTCAAGAAACGCTTAA
- a CDS encoding ABC transporter permease, whose translation MWHTLTSIFPYVIAYTIPLLVTSLGGLYSERSGVVNLGLEGLMLVGSFAAAITINLLEGLVPAGFLIPIGLLAAVIMGILYSLLHAFASITLKADQIISGTAINMLAAALTVYTARAILGSGNVRVSSIIRKDIPGLANIPVLGPLFFSQSYWSTWLVLAILVFSWFLLYKTSFGLRLRACGEHPSAVASAGVNVHRMRYFAVCASGALAGLGGAVILVTYSGEFNGSVDGLGFLALAALIFGQWKPLGILGATFFFGFARTVANVSQVIPSLSLIPPIWLKIFPYAVTLIALVLFSKNSAAPKADGQPY comes from the coding sequence ATGTGGCATACTTTAACTTCGATATTTCCCTATGTTATAGCATATACGATTCCTCTTTTAGTAACTTCCTTAGGCGGTCTTTATAGCGAAAGGAGCGGGGTAGTCAATTTAGGGCTTGAAGGCCTCATGCTTGTAGGCAGTTTTGCCGCAGCTATTACCATAAATCTTTTGGAAGGCTTAGTGCCCGCAGGGTTTCTTATTCCCATAGGGCTTTTAGCTGCCGTAATTATGGGAATCTTATACTCCCTTTTACATGCCTTTGCCTCAATTACCTTAAAAGCAGATCAGATTATAAGCGGTACTGCCATAAATATGCTGGCTGCAGCCCTTACAGTATATACCGCAAGGGCCATCTTAGGTTCAGGAAATGTCCGAGTAAGCAGTATAATCCGAAAAGATATTCCGGGGCTTGCAAACATTCCCGTTTTAGGCCCCTTATTCTTTTCTCAAAGCTATTGGAGCACTTGGCTGGTTTTGGCTATCTTGGTTTTTTCGTGGTTTTTATTGTATAAGACTTCGTTCGGTTTGAGGCTTAGGGCCTGCGGAGAGCATCCTTCGGCTGTAGCCAGTGCAGGTGTAAATGTTCATAGGATGCGCTACTTTGCCGTATGTGCGAGCGGGGCCTTGGCAGGTTTAGGCGGAGCCGTTATCCTTGTAACCTATTCCGGAGAATTTAACGGAAGTGTTGACGGCCTCGGCTTTTTAGCCCTTGCAGCTTTAATCTTCGGACAATGGAAGCCCTTGGGTATTTTGGGTGCAACATTCTTTTTCGGTTTTGCCAGAACTGTCGCAAACGTCTCTCAGGTGATTCCGTCTTTAAGCCTTATACCGCCGATTTGGCTTAAGATTTTCCCCTATGCGGTAACCCTGATAGCCCTTGTGCTTTTCAGCAAAAATTCTGCAGCACCCAAGGCTGACGGACAGCCTTATTAA
- a CDS encoding ABC transporter permease — MSKLKIKSLNFKDFNVAENNFIISFSAVLLGLIAGAVFIAVLGTNPFSAFSYLFRGGLMNIERIGNTLATATILLFVGLSVSFAFKTGLFNIGASGQMLIGGLCATVIALNSSMPRPLLLLVLIIAAMIGGAVWAALPGLLKAVFNVHEVVSTIMMNWIAYWIVYYSVQGYLKAEFIETESRSIAVEHTLRAEWLSNLFGSEYINYGIFLGVLGMILVKIILDKTTLGFELKAAGYNKSGAEYAGIKVNRNIIFSMMIAGALSGLAGLTYYAGYSLNMQIGVLPSQGFDGIAVALLGAGNSVGVALSSLFFGVLHVGKGFMSANTTVPPEIADTIIAVIIYFTATSLLLKRFWSKLQKNKKKTVKEAD; from the coding sequence ATGAGTAAGCTTAAAATAAAAAGCCTTAATTTTAAAGACTTTAACGTAGCCGAAAACAATTTTATTATCAGTTTTTCGGCTGTTTTGCTCGGCCTTATTGCGGGAGCCGTTTTTATAGCCGTATTGGGTACAAACCCTTTTTCGGCATTTTCCTATCTTTTCCGCGGCGGGCTTATGAATATAGAACGGATCGGAAATACTCTTGCAACAGCTACAATTCTTCTATTTGTAGGTCTTTCTGTAAGTTTTGCCTTTAAAACGGGGCTTTTTAATATAGGTGCTTCAGGCCAGATGCTGATCGGAGGCCTTTGTGCTACAGTTATAGCCCTAAACAGCTCAATGCCTCGTCCTCTTTTATTGCTTGTTTTAATAATAGCCGCTATGATAGGAGGTGCCGTTTGGGCGGCTCTTCCAGGGCTTTTAAAGGCCGTATTTAATGTGCATGAGGTAGTTTCTACCATAATGATGAACTGGATAGCCTACTGGATAGTTTATTATTCGGTTCAAGGTTATCTAAAGGCAGAGTTTATAGAAACCGAAAGCCGCTCCATTGCCGTAGAGCATACCCTGAGGGCGGAATGGCTGAGTAATCTCTTTGGAAGCGAGTATATAAACTACGGGATATTCCTAGGTGTTTTAGGAATGATTCTTGTAAAAATAATATTGGACAAGACAACCCTGGGCTTTGAGTTAAAGGCTGCGGGTTATAATAAGAGCGGTGCCGAATATGCAGGTATAAAGGTAAATAGAAACATTATCTTTTCGATGATGATAGCAGGTGCTCTTTCGGGGCTTGCAGGCTTAACCTACTATGCAGGTTATTCCTTAAATATGCAGATAGGCGTTTTACCCTCGCAGGGCTTTGACGGCATAGCCGTCGCTCTTTTAGGAGCCGGAAATTCGGTAGGCGTTGCCTTGAGCTCCCTCTTTTTCGGCGTGCTCCATGTAGGGAAGGGCTTTATGAGTGCCAATACAACCGTTCCGCCGGAAATAGCAGATACCATAATTGCCGTAATCATTTATTTTACGGCTACAAGTTTATTGTTAAAGCGCTTTTGGTCTAAATTACAAAAAAATAAGAAAAAAACGGTCAAGGAGGCTGACTAA
- a CDS encoding ABC transporter ATP-binding protein, translated as MSHSDYVIEMRNIRKEFPGIVANDDITLRVKRGEIHAILGENGAGKSTLMSILFGLYHADRGEIFVKGNKVKINSPNDANDLGIGMVHQHFKLIHNFTVTENIILGKEGGFILNRKEAEKRIKELSDKYGLFIEPDAVISNITVGMQQRVEILKMLYRNADILIFDEPTAVLTPQEISELMQIMRNLASEGKAIILITHKLQEILDAADKCTIIRRGKLIDVVDVASTTKNELASKMVGRPVDFKVPKGPSNPGAPILEIKNLNVLKEKKLPAVSNFSLDVKAGEIVGIAGVDGNGQSELVYALSGLMPSESGSIVLEGKDITNLSIRKRAESGLGHVPEDRQKHGLVLQYSIAENMVIKSYYTKDFQRHGFLNMEKINSFAQKVSEAFDVRSGSGIESKAGDLSGGNQQKAILGREITLDPPLLIAVNPTRGLDVGAIESIHKELVKHRDNGRAVLLISFELDEIFNLSDRIAVMHRGALSGIVRPEETTAEEVGLMMAGMGGKNE; from the coding sequence TTGTCCCATTCTGATTATGTGATTGAAATGAGAAATATCCGTAAGGAATTTCCCGGAATTGTGGCAAATGATGACATAACTCTACGCGTAAAACGCGGAGAGATTCATGCAATTTTGGGAGAAAACGGAGCGGGTAAGTCTACCCTTATGAGTATCCTCTTCGGGCTTTATCATGCCGACAGGGGAGAAATCTTTGTGAAGGGCAATAAGGTAAAAATAAACAGCCCCAACGATGCTAATGATCTAGGTATCGGAATGGTGCATCAGCATTTTAAACTCATCCATAATTTTACCGTTACCGAAAACATTATTTTAGGTAAAGAAGGCGGTTTTATTCTAAACCGGAAAGAAGCCGAAAAACGCATAAAAGAATTAAGCGATAAATACGGCCTTTTTATTGAACCCGATGCCGTTATAAGCAATATAACTGTAGGTATGCAGCAAAGGGTTGAAATCCTAAAAATGCTTTACAGGAATGCAGACATTCTCATCTTCGATGAGCCCACGGCAGTTTTGACTCCTCAGGAAATAAGCGAACTTATGCAGATTATGCGTAACCTCGCCTCAGAAGGCAAGGCCATAATCCTTATCACCCATAAATTGCAGGAAATTTTGGATGCGGCCGACAAGTGCACGATTATAAGACGCGGAAAACTCATAGATGTTGTCGATGTGGCTTCTACAACCAAAAATGAGCTTGCCTCCAAAATGGTAGGCCGGCCTGTAGACTTTAAGGTTCCGAAAGGGCCTTCAAATCCGGGTGCTCCGATTCTCGAAATTAAAAACTTAAATGTATTAAAAGAAAAAAAACTTCCTGCAGTAAGCAATTTTTCCTTGGATGTCAAAGCCGGAGAAATTGTAGGCATAGCCGGTGTAGACGGAAACGGACAAAGCGAGCTGGTCTATGCCCTTTCAGGGCTTATGCCTTCCGAATCGGGCAGCATAGTTTTGGAAGGAAAAGATATTACAAATCTTTCTATAAGAAAAAGAGCCGAATCGGGCCTTGGTCATGTACCTGAAGACAGGCAAAAGCACGGCCTTGTTTTGCAGTACTCTATTGCCGAAAACATGGTCATAAAATCCTATTACACAAAAGATTTTCAAAGACACGGCTTTTTGAATATGGAGAAAATAAACTCCTTTGCTCAAAAGGTCAGCGAAGCCTTTGATGTCCGCTCAGGTTCCGGTATAGAATCCAAGGCGGGAGATTTGAGCGGAGGCAATCAGCAAAAGGCGATTTTGGGCAGGGAAATAACCCTTGATCCTCCTCTTTTAATAGCCGTCAACCCCACACGGGGGCTTGATGTCGGGGCTATAGAGTCCATCCACAAGGAGCTGGTAAAACACAGGGATAACGGAAGGGCTGTTCTTTTAATTTCCTTTGAGCTTGACGAAATCTTTAACCTTTCCGACAGGATAGCCGTCATGCACAGGGGGGCTTTAAGCGGAATTGTACGCCCTGAAGAGACTACCGCAGAAGAGGTCGGGCTTATGATGGCCGGTATGGGAGGAAAGAATGAGTAA